A single genomic interval of Carassius gibelio isolate Cgi1373 ecotype wild population from Czech Republic chromosome A22, carGib1.2-hapl.c, whole genome shotgun sequence harbors:
- the LOC127942856 gene encoding uncharacterized protein LOC127942856 isoform X1 has protein sequence MKTKTPVLILCFLLAIGVFGADVKSVMEGDSVTLHTDLTDLRGYELILWIFGPDSTRIAQINNVANKISIYNDALDGKFRDRLQLDDRTGSLTITNSKAEDSGLYELQIIGGKDIPPKKFSIIVSAPLPVPVISSNSSQCSSSFCSLVCSVVNVGHVTLSWYKGNSLLSSISVSDLSISLSLPLEVEYQDKNSYSCVLNNPISNQTQHLDSTQLCLTCAVDASSLTKGDGLSLGHMVLICNIVVSVLVLAVVGMFIIYWKYRKKDQPDSPDDDLAETDELKTISTRVGESVILNTGVTAIQSFDVLQWRFGELNTASTNPFTVIAKLNEKNNFDFTARVEKLRDSYRRRVHLDKKNGYLTINEIRSTDFGIYKLNISRKGRNVISKSFIVRDSSEDEENVQEETETLMNGETTANTCL, from the exons ATGAAGACCAAGACccctgttttaattttatgctttttGCTCGCGATAG gtgtgtttggtgctgATGTAaagtcagtgatggagggagattctgtcacacTACACACTGATCTTACTGATTTACGGGGATATGAACTCATACTGTGGATATTTGGACCTGACAGCACCCGTATAGCTCAGATCAACAATGTAGCCAATAAGATCTCCATATACAATGATGCTCTTGATGGGAAATTCAGAGACAGATTGCAGCTGGATGATcggactggatctctgaccatcactaaCAGCAAAGCCGAAGACTCTGGACTTTACGAACTGCAGATCATTGGTGGAAAAGACATCCCACCCAAGAAATTCAGTATTATTGTTTCTG CTcctctgcctgttcctgtcatcagcagtaactcttcacaatgttcttcatcattttgttcattggtgtgttcagtggtgaatgtgggtcatgtgactctctcctggtacaaaggaaacagtttattgtccagcatcagtgtgtctgatctcagcatcagtctctctctacctctggaggtggaatatcaggataaaaacagctacagctgtgtgctcaacaatcccatcagcaaccagactcaacatctggacTCAACTCAGCTCTGTCTCACATGTGCAG TGGATGCATCAAGTTTAACCAAAGGAGACGGCTTATCGTTAGGTCACATGGTGCTGATCTGCAATATTGTAGTTAGTGTACTAGTCTTGGCTGTGGTTGGGATGTTCATTATCTACTGGAAATATAGAAAAAAGGATCAACCGG ATTCTCCAGATGATGATTTGGCTGAGACCGATGAACTGAAGACAATCTCCACGAGGGTGGGAGAGTCAGTCATTCTAAACACTGGTGTTACTGCAATACAAAGTTTTGATGTGCTGCAGTGGAGGTTTGGAGAATTAAACACAGCAAGCACAAACCCATTCACCGTCATCGccaaactgaatgaaaaaaacaattttgATTTTACTGCTCGTGTTGAGAAACTCAGAGACAGCTACAGACGCAGAGTACACCTggataaaaaaaatggatatctTACAATTAATGAAATCCGATCCACAGATTTTGGAATTTATAAACTGAATATCTCCAGGAAGGGGAGAAATGTGATTTCCAAGTCATTTATCGTCCGAG actCCTCAGAAGACGAAGAGAATGTTCAAGAAGAGACAGAAACATTAATGAATGGAGAGACTACTGCAAACACTTGTCTATAG
- the LOC127942856 gene encoding uncharacterized protein LOC127942856 isoform X2, with protein MEGDSVTLHTDLTDLRGYELILWIFGPDSTRIAQINNVANKISIYNDALDGKFRDRLQLDDRTGSLTITNSKAEDSGLYELQIIGGKDIPPKKFSIIVSAPLPVPVISSNSSQCSSSFCSLVCSVVNVGHVTLSWYKGNSLLSSISVSDLSISLSLPLEVEYQDKNSYSCVLNNPISNQTQHLDSTQLCLTCAVDASSLTKGDGLSLGHMVLICNIVVSVLVLAVVGMFIIYWKYRKKDQPDSPDDDLAETDELKTISTRVGESVILNTGVTAIQSFDVLQWRFGELNTASTNPFTVIAKLNEKNNFDFTARVEKLRDSYRRRVHLDKKNGYLTINEIRSTDFGIYKLNISRKGRNVISKSFIVRDSSEDEENVQEETETLMNGETTANTCL; from the exons atggagggagattctgtcacacTACACACTGATCTTACTGATTTACGGGGATATGAACTCATACTGTGGATATTTGGACCTGACAGCACCCGTATAGCTCAGATCAACAATGTAGCCAATAAGATCTCCATATACAATGATGCTCTTGATGGGAAATTCAGAGACAGATTGCAGCTGGATGATcggactggatctctgaccatcactaaCAGCAAAGCCGAAGACTCTGGACTTTACGAACTGCAGATCATTGGTGGAAAAGACATCCCACCCAAGAAATTCAGTATTATTGTTTCTG CTcctctgcctgttcctgtcatcagcagtaactcttcacaatgttcttcatcattttgttcattggtgtgttcagtggtgaatgtgggtcatgtgactctctcctggtacaaaggaaacagtttattgtccagcatcagtgtgtctgatctcagcatcagtctctctctacctctggaggtggaatatcaggataaaaacagctacagctgtgtgctcaacaatcccatcagcaaccagactcaacatctggacTCAACTCAGCTCTGTCTCACATGTGCAG TGGATGCATCAAGTTTAACCAAAGGAGACGGCTTATCGTTAGGTCACATGGTGCTGATCTGCAATATTGTAGTTAGTGTACTAGTCTTGGCTGTGGTTGGGATGTTCATTATCTACTGGAAATATAGAAAAAAGGATCAACCGG ATTCTCCAGATGATGATTTGGCTGAGACCGATGAACTGAAGACAATCTCCACGAGGGTGGGAGAGTCAGTCATTCTAAACACTGGTGTTACTGCAATACAAAGTTTTGATGTGCTGCAGTGGAGGTTTGGAGAATTAAACACAGCAAGCACAAACCCATTCACCGTCATCGccaaactgaatgaaaaaaacaattttgATTTTACTGCTCGTGTTGAGAAACTCAGAGACAGCTACAGACGCAGAGTACACCTggataaaaaaaatggatatctTACAATTAATGAAATCCGATCCACAGATTTTGGAATTTATAAACTGAATATCTCCAGGAAGGGGAGAAATGTGATTTCCAAGTCATTTATCGTCCGAG actCCTCAGAAGACGAAGAGAATGTTCAAGAAGAGACAGAAACATTAATGAATGGAGAGACTACTGCAAACACTTGTCTATAG
- the LOC127942877 gene encoding SLAM family member 9 produces the protein MLHGLLLFGLCFWRLVGVFGVEADEIESLLVIEGDSVSLPTGVTKIQEDDLIMWTCGDYCIAKLNISSEVIAETHDRFRDRLQLDHQTGSLIITNTRTTDSGLYKAQMIGQQVSRKTFNVTVIARLPVPVITSYCPQNPPSGSSASRCVLLCSVVNESHVTLSWYKGNSLLSSISVSDLSISLSLPLEVEYQDKNSYSCVLNNPISNQTQHLDITTLCQPCSECVCCCNSTEAVIQLVVSALVGVAIVVVLVYDIRSRKAEEKRRARKSSSDHN, from the exons ATGCTTCATGGGTTACTTTTGTTTGGTTTGTGCTTCTGGCGTCTCGttg gtgtgtttggggtTGAGGCAGATGAAATCGAGTCGTTGTTGGTGATAGAGGGCGATTCTGTCTCCCTACCGACTGGTGTGACTAAAATACAAGAGGACGATCTGATCATGTGGACATGCGGAGACTATTGCATCGCTAAACTCAACATTTCATCCGAAGTCATCGCTGAAACTCATgacagattcagagacagactgcagctggatcatcagactggatctctgatcatcacaaacaccagaaccacagactctggactttataaagCACAGATGATTGGACAACAAGTGTCTAGGAAAACTTTCAATGTTACTGTCATTG CTCGTCTTCCCGTTCCTGTCATCACCAGTTACTGTCCTCAAAATCCTCCATCAGGATCATCAGCGTCCAGATGTGTGctgctgtgttcagtggtgaatgagagtcatgtgactctctcctggtacaaaggaaacagtttattgtccagcatcagtgtgtctgatctcagcatcagtctctctctacctctggaggtggaatatcaggataaaaacagctacagctgtgtgctcaacaatcccatcagcaaccagactcaacatctggacatcactaCACTCTGTCAACCATGTTCAG AATGTGTCTGCTGTTGCAATTCGACTGAAGCTGTGATCCAATTGGTCgtctctgctctggtgggcgtggctattGTTGTCgttctggtttatgacatcagatccagaaAAGCTGAAGAGAAAAGAAGAGCTCGGAAATCATCATCAGATCATAACTGA